A genomic window from Tolypothrix sp. PCC 7910 includes:
- a CDS encoding DUF1816 domain-containing protein, giving the protein MKTIWDDLKETLISTVNNLGLAWWVEIVTQNPRCTYYFGPFLNSVDANIAVKGYIEDLEAEGAQGISVNVKRCKPDSLTIADDLGERIDRKVKPAFSGQY; this is encoded by the coding sequence ATGAAAACCATTTGGGATGACCTAAAGGAAACGTTGATTAGTACAGTCAACAATCTTGGCTTGGCTTGGTGGGTAGAGATTGTGACACAGAATCCCCGTTGCACATACTACTTTGGCCCGTTTTTGAACTCTGTGGATGCCAATATTGCCGTTAAGGGCTATATAGAAGATTTAGAAGCAGAAGGGGCCCAGGGAATCAGTGTAAATGTTAAGCGTTGTAAACCCGATTCTTTGACAATTGCTGACGACTTGGGGGAAAGGATTGACCGTAAAGTAAAGCCTGCCTTTAGCGGTCAATATTAA
- the rlmB gene encoding 23S rRNA (guanosine(2251)-2'-O)-methyltransferase RlmB: MSNKSKKVNTVGEPNRVAPPVKVKGKRILANPIRNPRKIDGKPVSAGSQQNRNFVPSSPQPKEIAEDSDIIYGRHPVLSALENQRGLNRIWITTRLRYDPRFHHLLLQAKDNGAVIDEVEPKRLDQITDGANHQGVAAQISPYSYIELPDLIAQAKSTIDPVIIVADGITDPHNLGAIIRTAEAIGAQGLVIPQRRAAGITSTVVKVAAGALESFPVARVVNLSRAMEELKEAGFWVYGTAASGSEPLHTVSFSGPIVLVIGSEGEGLSMLIQKSCDVLVSIPLQGKTPSLNASVAAGMALYEIYRQRSLNTLYLDKLHKPL, translated from the coding sequence ATGTCGAATAAATCAAAAAAAGTTAACACGGTTGGCGAACCAAATCGCGTTGCTCCCCCTGTGAAAGTTAAAGGGAAGCGGATTCTGGCTAATCCGATTCGCAATCCTAGAAAGATCGATGGTAAACCTGTATCTGCTGGATCGCAGCAAAATCGTAACTTCGTACCGTCATCCCCCCAACCCAAAGAGATCGCCGAAGATAGCGACATTATATATGGCCGTCATCCAGTATTAAGTGCTTTGGAAAACCAAAGAGGTCTGAACCGAATCTGGATTACTACCCGGTTACGCTACGATCCCCGGTTTCATCACCTGCTCCTGCAAGCTAAGGACAATGGTGCAGTTATTGATGAAGTAGAACCAAAGCGCTTAGACCAAATTACCGACGGAGCCAATCACCAAGGCGTAGCAGCGCAAATTTCCCCCTACAGCTACATTGAATTGCCCGATCTGATTGCACAAGCAAAATCCACCATCGATCCAGTAATCATCGTTGCCGATGGGATCACAGATCCACACAACTTGGGTGCAATTATTCGGACTGCAGAAGCTATAGGCGCACAGGGTTTAGTTATTCCCCAACGACGCGCAGCTGGCATCACTTCTACAGTGGTAAAAGTAGCAGCAGGCGCTTTAGAAAGCTTCCCAGTCGCTCGCGTTGTCAATCTTAGCCGTGCGATGGAAGAACTCAAAGAAGCTGGTTTTTGGGTTTATGGTACAGCCGCAAGCGGTAGTGAACCCCTGCATACAGTCAGTTTTAGCGGGCCCATCGTTTTAGTAATTGGCTCCGAGGGTGAAGGATTAAGTATGCTAATTCAAAAGTCTTGCGATGTCTTAGTATCAATTCCCCTACAAGGTAAAACGCCTAGCCTCAATGCTTCAGTAGCAGCAGGTATGGCGCTTTATGAAATTTATCGCCAGCGCTCGTTAAACACTCTTTATTTAGACAAATTGCACAAACCTCTTTAA